From Candida dubliniensis CD36 chromosome 7, complete sequence, the proteins below share one genomic window:
- a CDS encoding alkyl hydroperoxide reductase, putative (Similar to S. cerevisiae AHP1), with translation MSFKEGSKFPEGVEFSYIPIQLDDLELINPLKCDVTSQLKLDNLLTKLSTTDTPNLLIVSVPGAFTPTCTESHLPPYLENLTKLHDKKIGAIVVLATNDQFVVNAWGKVLIKAYVEKNSGKFPEVIFASDGGFSNKYGLAGDRGGIIRNKRYAAIIDSKTKDVIFLGVETEKGVQNSGIDAVLAKL, from the coding sequence ATGTCATTTAAAGAAGGTTCTAAATTCCCAGAAGGTGTTGAATTCTCTTATAttccaattcaattggATGATTTAGAATTAATCAACCCTTTGAAATGTGATGTGACCAGTCAATTGAAACTTGACAATTTATTAACCAAATTATCCACTACTGATACTcctaatttattaattgtttcTGTCCCTGGTGCTTTTACTCCAACTTGTACTGAATCTCATCTTCCTCCTTATTTAGAAAATTTGACTAAATTACATGACAAGAAAATTGGTGctattgttgttcttgCTACCAatgatcaatttgttgttaatgCCTGGGGGAAAGTTCTAATCAAGGCATacgttgaaaaaaattctgGTAAATTCCCTGAAGTCATATTTGCCAGTGATGGTGGCTTTAGTAATAAATATGGTTTAGCTGGTGATAGAGGTGGtattattagaaataaAAGATATGCTGCTATTATTGATTCTAAAACTAAAGATGTGATATTCTTGGGAGTGGAAACTGAAAAAGGTGTTCAAAATTCTGGAATAGATGCTGTTTTAGCCAAATTATAA